A window of Deinococcus radiotolerans genomic DNA:
AACCTCAGCGCGCCCAGCGACCCGTGCGGCGCGGACACGACGGCGCCCGGCACGCCCGGGGCGCTCAGCAGCCCCTCGAACACGGCCTCCAGCGTGAACCTGGCCTGGGGCGCGGCCAGCGACAACTGCGGCGTGAGCAGCTACGAGGTGTACCAGAACGGCGCCCTGAAGACCACCGTGACCGGCACGGGCGCGACCATCAGCGGCCTGAATGCGGGCACGGCGTACACCTTCAAGGTGCGCGCCCGGGACGGGGCCAGGAACGCGGGTGCGTTCACAGCCGACCTGAGCGTCACCACGGCGTCCGGCGCGACCGCCGTGCCGGGCGTGGTCACCACCAGCGTGGGCGCCATCGCCAGCAGCCGTTCGTACGACCTGAGCCTGAGTGCCACCCAGAACGTGCGCCTACTGATCACGAACGCCAGCAGCGCCAGTTCCAGCGCGTTCACAGTGACCTTCAACGGCACCAGCGTCCCGCTGTCCATCGGCGTGGGGCAGACGGTCCCCGTGGACTTCGCCGGGGTGGGCGCGGGCACAAAGACCGTGACCCTCACCGCGAACAGCGCCGGCGTGACGCTGGGCAAGCTGGAAGCCACCACGTACTGAAGGGTCTCTGACCGGGCCACGCCCCGCCCCCGATCACCGTCCGGGGGCGGGGTGATCGCTGGCGGCGCACGGCACCCTCGTTACAGCCAGCCGCGCCAGCGGCCCAGCGCAACCACCAGCACGATCAGCAGGCCGCTGCCGAGCAGCACGTCCCGGAATCCCGTATTGCCCGCCTTGAAGACGTCCGCCTGGAAGTTCATGCCCATCAGCCCGGCCACCGCCGCGACGATGCCCAGCGTGACGGTCACGACCGTCAGGACGCGCATCACCTCGTTGGTGCGCTGCCCGGTGGAACTCATCAGGAGGTCGAAGGTGCCCAGGACCGCCTCGCGGGTGTGACTGACGGCCTCCTGGGTGTGCTCGAAGGCGCGCAGGAGTTTTTCCAGCCGCACCTCGGGCTCGTCGTGGTCGAACACCGTGAAGTCCGGACTGGCGAGGGCCACGTACACCGGGCGGTGCGCGGTGAGCAGGCGGCGCAGTTCGCTCACGCGCCGCCGCAGGCCCACCAGGGTCTCCAGGTGGCGCCGTTCCCGGCGGGGTTCTTGCAGGATCAGTTCGTCCAGCCGGTCGATGTTGTCCTCGATGGGTGAGAGGGGCTGGTGGAAGCCCTCGACGTGATGCGCGAGCACCACGGCCAGGAACGCGGCGGCGTCCAGCTGACCCAGTTTCGTGTCGGCGTCCAAGCGGTTCCGGAAGCTCTCCAGGAAGCTGGCCGGGCCGTCGTGCGCGGTGTACACGACGTTCCGCCCGGCCACGAACACGACGGGGGACGCGTGGTAGTGGTGCGCGCCCTTTTCGAGGCTGTTCACGCGCAGGTGCACGGCCTGCTCGTGGCGGTGCAGGGCCGGGTGCGGCCCGGTCGCGTCCAGCCACGCGTGGGTGGGCGCGTCGAGGTTCAGGGCGGCCAGCTGCTCGCGGCGGTCCTGTGCGGTGTCGGCCTGCACGTCCACCCACAGCAGCTGGTGGGGTCCGAGCCGGGTCAGGGTGCCGGGCAGGTCGCCAGGTTCGACGGCGCAGTCCTGACCTGCCGCGTCGAACAGCAGGATGCGGGTGGGCATGGCCTCACTGTACGCGGGTCAGTGCTGGCCCTGCACCCGGCGGATCAGGGGGGGCAGCGCGCGGCGCGGCAGCAGGCGGGGCAGCAGGGTCTGGAGGCGGTTGACCGTGCCGATCACGTGGACGGCCTCGCCGCGCAGCATGGCGGTCACGGCCTGCGCGGCGACCTCGCGGGCGGGGAGGATCGCGGCGCGGGTCAGCTGATCGCGCAGCAGGCGGCTGCCGCCCATGTTCGCGGCGGCCTGGAAGCCGGTCTCGACCGGGCCGGGGCAGGCGGCGGTGACGCTGACGCCAGTGCCGCGCAGTTCCTCGTGCAGGGCCTCGCTGAAGCTCAGGACATAGGCCTTGGTGGCGTAGTACACGGCCATCAGGGGCCCCGGGAGGAACGCGGCGGTGCTGGCGATGTTCAGCACGCGGCCCCGGCCACGGGCGCGCATGCCGGGCAGGTACGCGTGCGTGAGTTCGGTCAGGGCGGTGATGTTCACCTGGATCATGTCGAGCTGCTTCTGGACGTCCAGTTCAGTGAATTCGCCGTAGTCGGCGAAGCCCGCGTTGTTCACGAGGATATCCACGTTCAGGTTCAGCCTCTGGGTGCGCGTTAGGAGGTCGCGGGCGGCGTGGGGCCGGGTGAGGTCCTGCGGGAGGACGTGGACCTGCACGCCGTGCCGGGCGCGGAGGGTGTCGGCCAGGGCGTTCAAGGGCCCTTCGCTGCGGGCGACGAGGATGAGGTGGCTGCCGCGCGCGGCGAGTTCGTGCGCGATCTGTTCGCCGATGCCGCTGCTGGCGCCGGTGATCAGGGCGGTACTGGGGGCAGGCCGGTTCGTGGAGGTGGGCTGGGTCATGGGGGCTCCTCTGGCGGAATACTTAAGCAACCGCCGGTAACTAGAGATTAGTTACCCGTGGTCAGTCTGTCAAGAGTCATCAGCCGTCACCCCACACAAGCACCTCCGTCAGCCATTCAGTTATAATTAACCCATGGTTACCCAAGTGCGCGCCCGCAGTGACGCCGCGAAACAGGAGCGCCGCGCGCAGATCCTCACCGCGGCCCGCACCCTGTGGCACACCCACCGCTACCCCGACCTCACCCTGAACGCCATTGCCGAACAGGTCCACCTCACCAAGGCCGCGCTGTTCGCGTACTTCCCCAGCAAGGAGGACCTCTTCCTCAGCCTGTACGAGGACCTGCTGGACGACTTCTTCCGCGACCTGAACCGTCACCTCGACCTGGGCGGCACCCATACTCCCGCCACGCTGGCCCACACCCTGAGCAGCCTCACCCTGGCGCACCCGGACCTCGCGCGACTGATCCCACTCCTGGCGGGCATCCTGGAACACAACATCAGCGCCGAACGCGCCCACGCCCACAAGACCCGCGTGGCCGCCCACCTGACCGTCACCACGCCCCGGCTCCAGCGCGCGCTGCCCACCCTGCGCGGCGACGCCCCCGCCCGCCTGCTCACCTACACCCAGGCGCTCATCGCGGGCCTGCAACCCATGAGTGACCCCTCCCCCGCCGTGCGCGAGGCCCTGCGCGACTCCCCGCTGGGCGCGCTGCACCTCAGCCTGGACACCGCTCTCCCCGACGCCCTGACCGCCCTGATCACCGGCCTGAGCACCGAACCGGAGGCATAAAACAGGGAGAGGCCGCACGCCTCCCCCTGACCCTTCATACGGATTCCGTTTGTTTCGTCAACAACCCGGAACCACACCGGGTTGCCAACTCCGTGACCGGAACCCGTTTCGCTCCTGCTCGCTCTGCTCGGCTTAGAAGGTTTTGCAAACCTTTCAACCGGAGTCCATATCAGTTCATTGTTTGAAGTCGTGCGGGTGCCCCTTGTGCCAGTTCCAGGCGGTCTGCACGATGTCCTTCAGGTCCGTGAACTGCGGCTTGAAGCCGAGTTCCTCGCGGATGCGGGTGGCGTCCGCCACGAGGCGGGGCGGGTCCCCGGCGCGGCGCGGGGCGAGTTCGCGGTTCAGGGGCGTGCCGACGACCTCGTCCACGGTGTCGAGCACTTCCTTGACGCTGAAGCCGTGGCCCAGGCCGACGTTGAAGGTGCCGTCGCTGCGCTTCCCGCTCAGCAGGGCTTCGACGGCCAGGACGTGCGCGTCGGCGAGGTCCTGCACGTGCACGTAGTCGCGGATGCAGGTGCCGTCCGGGGTGGGGTAGTCGTCCCCGAAGATCAGCATCTTCTCGCGCTGGCCCAGGGCGGTCAGGGCGGCCAGCTCGATCAGGTGGCTCTTGCCGGC
This region includes:
- a CDS encoding magnesium transporter CorA family protein; translation: MPTRILLFDAAGQDCAVEPGDLPGTLTRLGPHQLLWVDVQADTAQDRREQLAALNLDAPTHAWLDATGPHPALHRHEQAVHLRVNSLEKGAHHYHASPVVFVAGRNVVYTAHDGPASFLESFRNRLDADTKLGQLDAAAFLAVVLAHHVEGFHQPLSPIEDNIDRLDELILQEPRRERRHLETLVGLRRRVSELRRLLTAHRPVYVALASPDFTVFDHDEPEVRLEKLLRAFEHTQEAVSHTREAVLGTFDLLMSSTGQRTNEVMRVLTVVTVTLGIVAAVAGLMGMNFQADVFKAGNTGFRDVLLGSGLLIVLVVALGRWRGWL
- a CDS encoding SDR family NAD(P)-dependent oxidoreductase, whose translation is MTQPTSTNRPAPSTALITGASSGIGEQIAHELAARGSHLILVARSEGPLNALADTLRARHGVQVHVLPQDLTRPHAARDLLTRTQRLNLNVDILVNNAGFADYGEFTELDVQKQLDMIQVNITALTELTHAYLPGMRARGRGRVLNIASTAAFLPGPLMAVYYATKAYVLSFSEALHEELRGTGVSVTAACPGPVETGFQAAANMGGSRLLRDQLTRAAILPAREVAAQAVTAMLRGEAVHVIGTVNRLQTLLPRLLPRRALPPLIRRVQGQH
- a CDS encoding TetR/AcrR family transcriptional regulator codes for the protein MVTQVRARSDAAKQERRAQILTAARTLWHTHRYPDLTLNAIAEQVHLTKAALFAYFPSKEDLFLSLYEDLLDDFFRDLNRHLDLGGTHTPATLAHTLSSLTLAHPDLARLIPLLAGILEHNISAERAHAHKTRVAAHLTVTTPRLQRALPTLRGDAPARLLTYTQALIAGLQPMSDPSPAVREALRDSPLGALHLSLDTALPDALTALITGLSTEPEA